The following are encoded together in the Flavihumibacter fluvii genome:
- a CDS encoding YihY/virulence factor BrkB family protein, producing MINIRKFLHLLVTAAKRFAHDDALKLSASLSYYTIFAMGPLLLIVISLAGILYGREAIQGKLFGQIKGLVGNSAAYQLQSTIASIEKSDHSTGGAIVGFIILLVGATGVFTEIQGSINYMWSIKATPKKGWIKLLFNRFLSFTLLAATSFILMVALVVNAVLDIMNAKMTSLFPEVAIYVFYIFNLLTIFLVITILFAIIFKVLPDARIAWKDAFLGAGFTAILFLLGKLFIGIYLGNADFGLTYGTAASIMILLVWVYYSSVILYFGAAFTNAYAITIGQGIAPNKNAVYIIKSESKELNNSTRYGSTVK from the coding sequence ATGATCAACATCCGGAAATTCCTGCATTTACTGGTAACTGCTGCAAAGCGTTTTGCACATGATGATGCCTTAAAATTAAGCGCCTCGCTCTCCTATTATACCATATTCGCCATGGGGCCATTATTACTGATCGTCATTTCATTAGCGGGGATATTATATGGACGGGAGGCCATCCAGGGAAAATTATTCGGACAGATAAAGGGACTTGTCGGCAATTCAGCTGCTTACCAACTTCAATCTACCATTGCCAGTATTGAAAAATCGGACCATAGTACAGGGGGCGCCATAGTTGGATTCATCATCCTGTTAGTTGGTGCCACTGGCGTTTTTACTGAAATCCAGGGTTCAATAAACTATATGTGGTCCATTAAAGCAACACCTAAAAAAGGCTGGATCAAACTGCTGTTCAATCGCTTTTTATCATTTACTCTGTTAGCCGCTACAAGTTTTATCCTGATGGTTGCTCTTGTGGTAAATGCTGTTCTGGATATCATGAATGCCAAAATGACGAGCCTGTTTCCCGAGGTGGCGATTTACGTATTTTATATATTTAACCTGTTGACCATATTCCTTGTCATAACCATTTTATTCGCCATCATTTTCAAGGTGCTTCCAGACGCAAGGATTGCATGGAAAGACGCGTTCCTGGGTGCCGGATTTACTGCCATACTATTTCTATTGGGCAAGTTATTCATAGGCATTTACCTGGGTAATGCCGATTTTGGTTTAACTTATGGAACGGCTGCATCCATCATGATCCTTTTGGTTTGGGTGTACTACTCTTCCGTGATCCTTTATTTTGGAGCTGCTTTCACCAATGCCTATGCGATAACCATCGGGCAGGGAATCGCCCCCAATAAAAATGCTGTTTATATTATCAAATCCGAATCAAAGGAATTAAACAATAGCACCCGATATGGATCTACGGTCAAATAG
- a CDS encoding NAD(P)/FAD-dependent oxidoreductase codes for MNTYPSLHSSHQTDILVMGAGITGALVAWHLSQAGFKVSIVDKAHSGMASTAASTALLQYEIDTPLVDLEKKVGAHHAANSYIACAEAIIALEKICGQFKQKVGFKRRPSIQYASFKTHVDPLYQEYQLRKKIGFDVQFLTPEKIQKLLGFTAPAAIYSGLGAELDAYQLTHFLLDSCLHNGAQVFNNTEITGIKHQKDSVSLQTANQLTITCRHLVIACGYASQTYIDQKIETLESTYAMVSEPMPGTKFWHKRALIWETAHPYLYMRTTADNRILIGGLDDDFYSPEKRDRQINKKSAKLLDRFSILFPRITFRPDFKWAGTFASTKDGLPYIGSIRQRPNTSFALGFGGNGITFSLLAGEIIRDRLKGRKNKNAQLFGFNR; via the coding sequence ATGAACACCTATCCATCTTTGCACTCCAGCCATCAAACCGACATCCTGGTCATGGGAGCAGGTATAACCGGAGCACTTGTGGCCTGGCATTTGAGCCAGGCGGGTTTTAAAGTATCCATTGTAGATAAAGCGCATTCCGGAATGGCCAGTACAGCGGCGAGTACGGCATTATTGCAATACGAAATAGATACGCCCCTGGTTGACCTGGAAAAAAAGGTGGGTGCTCACCACGCAGCCAACAGTTATATCGCCTGCGCTGAAGCAATAATCGCCCTGGAAAAGATATGCGGACAGTTTAAGCAAAAAGTTGGATTCAAAAGAAGGCCAAGCATTCAATATGCCTCATTCAAAACCCATGTTGACCCGTTATACCAGGAATACCAGTTACGAAAAAAAATTGGATTTGATGTGCAATTCCTGACCCCTGAAAAAATTCAAAAACTTCTGGGTTTTACTGCACCTGCTGCCATTTATTCGGGCCTTGGTGCCGAGTTGGATGCATACCAATTGACCCACTTTTTATTGGACAGCTGCCTTCACAATGGGGCGCAGGTATTTAATAATACGGAAATAACAGGCATCAAACACCAAAAGGACTCTGTAAGCCTGCAAACAGCTAACCAACTTACCATTACTTGCCGTCACCTTGTCATCGCCTGCGGATATGCATCGCAAACCTATATTGACCAAAAGATAGAAACCCTGGAATCGACCTATGCAATGGTGAGTGAACCTATGCCCGGAACAAAATTCTGGCATAAAAGGGCCCTGATCTGGGAGACAGCCCATCCCTATTTATACATGCGGACCACAGCAGACAACAGGATTTTAATTGGTGGACTGGATGATGATTTTTATTCTCCCGAAAAAAGAGACCGTCAGATCAATAAAAAATCGGCAAAACTACTTGACCGTTTTTCCATACTATTTCCCCGTATAACATTCCGGCCGGATTTCAAATGGGCCGGAACATTTGCATCCACGAAAGATGGCCTGCCATATATCGGCAGCATCAGGCAAAGACCCAACACTTCATTTGCCCTTGGCTTCGGAGGAAATGGTATCACCTTTAGCCTGCTGGCGGGAGAGATCATTCGCGACAGGCTAAAGGGACGTAAAAATAAAAATGCGCAATTATTCGGTTTTAACAGGTAA
- a CDS encoding ferritin-like domain-containing protein: protein MANTALSEVLNDLIRINNDRIEGYEKAITEADDIDVDLKAIFSKMENDSRDNVRELTAAVQDLGEAPAEGTTVSGMIYRTWMDVRTAFSSKERQSILELCEFGEDAAQKAYNEALASDAEMSTTIRQMITGQQQSLRTSHDVIKKYLDLHKVL, encoded by the coding sequence ATGGCAAACACAGCATTATCTGAAGTATTAAATGACCTTATCCGAATAAATAATGACCGGATTGAAGGTTACGAAAAAGCAATTACTGAAGCGGATGACATAGACGTGGATCTGAAAGCCATTTTCAGCAAGATGGAAAATGACAGCCGCGACAATGTACGTGAATTAACGGCAGCCGTACAGGATCTTGGCGAAGCACCTGCTGAAGGAACCACCGTTTCCGGCATGATTTACCGGACCTGGATGGATGTCAGAACAGCATTCAGTTCAAAAGAAAGGCAATCCATCCTGGAATTGTGCGAATTTGGAGAAGATGCTGCACAGAAAGCCTATAATGAGGCCCTTGCATCAGACGCTGAAATGAGTACCACGATCCGGCAGATGATCACCGGCCAGCAACAATCCTTACGGACATCTCATGATGTGATTAAAAAATACCTCGACTTGCACAAGGTGCTCTAA